Proteins encoded in a region of the Populus nigra chromosome 3, ddPopNigr1.1, whole genome shotgun sequence genome:
- the LOC133689786 gene encoding serine/threonine-protein kinase AtPK2/AtPK19-like: protein MVSSQLPGSTKNRLLFPVNSLDTEVSDHVELDFTDVFGPLPSIDVNCGDPLSVGDGSELIYDNPVVIHNRSHSLVGPSSYVCQSLKLSKLNLNETEDSMELVKSVLDETIKELEECSIDDDAIEKDVEGVSGDTLEVQTVGIEDFEVLKVVGQGAFGKVYQVRKKGTPEIYAMKVMRKDRIVEKNHVDYMRGERDILTKIAHPFIVQLKYSFQTKYRLYLVLDFINGGHLFFQLYNHGLFREDLARIYAAEIVSAVCHLHANGIMHRDLKPENILLDSDGHVMLTDFGLAKQFDENTRSNSMCGTVEYMAPEIVQGRGHDKAADWWSVGILLYEMLTGKPPFVGGNRDKIQQKIVKDKIKLPSFLTSEAHTLLKGLLNKDASKRLGSGPLGSEEIKRHKWFKAINWKKLDAREIQPSFRPDVAGKHCIANFDKCWTDMTLSDSPAASPKMNTNPFVNFTYVRPAASFLQQSSPLY, encoded by the exons ATGGTTTCCTCTCAATTACCTGGTTCGACCAAGAACCGGTTGTTGTTTCCTGTGAATTCCTTAGATACTGAAGTATCAGATCACGTTGAACTTGATTTCACTGATGTGTTTGGTCCTTTGCCATCCATAGATGTGAATTGTGGTGATCCTCTGTCTGTGGGAGATGGCAGTGAGCTTATTTATGACAACCCTGTTGTCATTCACAACCGTTCACATTCATTGGTTGGCCCCTCTTCTTATGTTTGCCAATCATTGAAGCTCAGCAAGCTTAATTTAAATGAGACGGAAGATTCAATGGAACTAGTGAAGTCTGTCCTGGATGAGACTATTAAAGAACTAGAGGAATGTTCCATAGATGATGATGCCATTGAGAAAGATGTGGAGGGTGTCAGTGGAGATACTTTGGAGGTCCAAACTGTGGGCATTGAAGATTTTGAGGTTTTAAAGGTTGTCGGGCAGGGTGCATTTGGGAAAGTTTATCAGGTGAGGAAAAAGGGTACACCAGAAATATATGCAATGAAGGTCATGCGGAAGGACAGAATAGTGGAGAAAAATCATGTTGATTACATGAGAGGTGAAAGGGATATTCTAACAAAAATAGCTCATCCCTTCATTGTCCAGCTCAAATACTCCTTCCAA ACCAAATATAGACTGTACCTGGTGTTGGATTTCATAAATGGGGGCCACCTTTTCTTCCAGCTCTATAACCATGGCCTTTTCAG GGAGGATCTGGCACGTATATATGCTGCTGAGATTGTTTCTGCAGTTTGTCACCTTCATGCAAATGGCATAATGCATAGAGATCTTAAACCGGAAAATATCCTGCTGGATTCAGATGGCCAT GTGATGTTGACTGATTTTGGCCTGGCAAAGCAATTCGACGAAAATACAAGATCAAACTCAATGTGTGGAACAGTTGAATATATGGCACCTGAAATTGTTCAGGGAAGAGGCCATGATAAGGCGGCTGATTGGTGGAGTGTAGGAATTCTATTGTATGAGATGCTCACTGGCAAG CCTCCTTTTGTTGGTGGGAACAGAGACAAAATTCAACAGAAGATAGTCAAGGATAAGATCAAGCTGCCATCATTTTTGACAAGTGAAGCGCACACTCTATTGAAAGGG ctCCTCAACAAGGATGCCAGCAAACGCCTCGGAAGTGGACCTTTGGGAAGTGAAGAGATTAAGCGACACAAGTGGTTCAAGGCAATCAACTGGAAGAAATTGGATGCAAGGGAGATCCAACCCAGTTTCCGTCCAGACGTAGCTGGGAAGCACTGCATTGCTAACTTTGACAAATGTTGGACTGACATGACATTGTCAGATTCCCCAGCTGCTAGCCCTAAGATGAATACGAATCCCTTTGTGAACTTCACATATGTAAGGCCTGCGGCCTCTTTCCTTCAACAAAGCAGCCCCTTGTACTAG